Proteins co-encoded in one Malus domestica chromosome 09, GDT2T_hap1 genomic window:
- the LOC103443230 gene encoding D-3-phosphoglycerate dehydrogenase 3, chloroplastic-like isoform X2 codes for MASSSIKAISSSALTASPKLSQVPPPPSKPYLLSFLHTTFNPISLKLSHSHNLRSHSFLITNVLKTAESSSDTYVSKSSQLPKQPSSDSTPTILVSEKLGEAGLHVLGGFGNLECAYDLSHEELCAKISTCDALIVRSGTKVTRQVFEAAKGRLKVVGRAGVGIDNVDLQAATEYGCLVVNAPTANTVAAAEHGIALLTAMSRNVAQADASIKAGKWQRNKYIGVSLVGKTLAVMGLGKVGSEVARRAKGLGMHVISHDPYAPADRARAIGVDLVSFEQAIGTADFISLHMPLTPTTSKVFNDKTFAMMKKGVRIINVARGGVIDEDALVRALDSGIVAQAALDVFEEEPPSKDSKLVQHENVTVTPHLGASTKEAQEGVAIEIAEAVVGALKGELSATAVNAPMVSPEVLAELSPYVVLAEKLGKLAVQLVAGGSGIKSVRVVYKSARHPDDLDTRLLRAMITKGIIEPISASFINLVNADFIAKDKGLRISEERVAVDTSPECPVASIQVHISNVESKFASCVSENGNISIEGKVKYGKPHLTLLGSFGVDVSLEGNLILCRQVDHPGMIGKVGNILGTENVNVNFMSVGRTVQKKAIMAIGVDEEPKEELLNKIGKVPDIEEFVFLKL; via the exons ATGGCTTCCTCCTCCATCAAGGCCATCTCCTCCTCCGCCTTGACCGCCTCACCGAAGCTGTCTCAAGTCCCTCCACCACCATCCAAACCCTACCTCCTTTCCTTCCTCCACACCACCTTCAACCCCATATCCTTAAAACTCTCCCATTCCCATAATTTGCGTTCCCATTCTTTTCTCATAACCAACGTTCTAAAAACAGCTGAGTCATCATCCGACACATACGTTTCAAAGTCCTCCCAGCTTCCCAAGCAACCGTCTTCAGATTCAACTCCGACCATCCTGGTCTCCGAAAAACTCGGAGAAGCCGGTCTTCATGTCCTAGGTGGCTTTGGCAACTTGGAGTGCGCGTATGACCTCTCCCATGAGGAGCTTTGCGCCAAGATCTCGACATGCGACGCTTTGATCGTTCGGAGCGGAACGAAGGTGACCAGGCAGGTGTTTGAGGCCGCCAAAGGGAGGTTGAAGGTGGTGGGGAGAGCTGGTGTGGGGATAGACAATGTGGATCTGCAGGCGGCCACGGAATATGGATGCCTGGTCGTTAATGCGCCCACGGCAAACACCGTGGCCGCAGCAGAGCACGGGATTGCGCTGCTCACTGCCATGTCACGAAATGTTGCGCAAGCTGATGCTTCCATCAAAGCTG GAAAGTGGCAACGAAACAAGTACATTGGCGTCTCTCTGGTTGGGAAAACATTGGCAGTTATGGGACTTGGAAAAGTTGGATCCGAAGTTGCTAGACGTGCGAAAGGCTTGGGAATGCATGTTATTTCGCATGATCCTTATGCACCGGCTGATAGAGCGCGCGCAATTGGTGTGGATTTGGTCTCTTTTGAGCAGGCAATTGGCACTGCAGATTTCATATCACTGCACATGCCTCTCACCCCTACTACATCAAAGGTGTTCAACGATAAAACATTCGCAATGATGAAGAAGGGAGTCCGAATCATTAATGTTGCCCGAGGCGGAGTCATTGATGAAGATGCACTAGTGAGAGCTCTTGACAGTGGAATTGTTGCTCAG GCCGCACTTGATGTGTTTGAAGAGGAGCCTCCATCCAAAGATAGCAAGCTCGTGCAACATGAGAATGTAACAGTCACACCTCATCTAGGGGCTAGCACAAAGGAAGCTCAG GAAGGTGTTGCCATTGAAATAGCAGAAGCTGTTGTTGGAGCATTGAAAGGTGAACTTTCTGCAACCGCTGTCAACGCTCCCATGGTCTCTCCTGAG GTTCTGGCTGAGTTGTCTCCATATGTTGTGCTAGCCGAGAAGCTGGGAAAGTTGGCTGTACAATTAGTAGCAGGAGGAAGTGGGATTAAATCTGTGAGGGTGGTTTACAAATCAGCTCGCCACCCCGATGACTTGGATACCAGACTTCTCAGGGCCATGATCACTAAAGGCATCATCGAACCGATATCTGCCTCATTTATCAATCTAGTCAATGCAGATTTCATTGCGAAGGATAAAGGTCTGCGCATAAGCGAGGAAAGGGTAGCTGTCGACACATCCCCAGAGTGCCCTGTCGCTTCAATCCAAGTACACATTTCCAATGTGGAGTCCAAATTCGCAAGTTGTGTTTCCGAAAATGGAAACATAAGCATTGAGGGGAAAGTGAAATATGGAAAGCCCCATCTGACATTGTTAGGATCGTTTGGCGTGGACGTGAGCCTCGAGGGAAATCTCATTCTGTGCCGGCAGGTGGATCATCCAGGCATGATTGGGAAGGTGGGGAACATACTTGGGACTGAGAATGTGAATGTGAACTTTATGAGTGTGGGAAGAACTGTCCAGAAGAAGGCCATAATGGCGATTGGAGTGGATGAGGAACCGAAAGAGGAGTTACTCAATAAAATCGGGAAGGTACCTGATATCGAAGAGTTTGTGTTCCTTAAGCTATAG
- the LOC103443230 gene encoding D-3-phosphoglycerate dehydrogenase 3, chloroplastic-like isoform X1: protein MASSSIKAISSSALTASPKLSQVPPPPSKPYLLSFLHTTFNPISLKLSHSHNLRSHSFLITNVLKTAESSSDTYVSKSSQLPKQPSSDSTPTILVSEKLGEAGLHVLGGFGNLECAYDLSHEELCAKISTCDALIVRSGTKVTRQVFEAAKGRLKVVGRAGVGIDNVDLQAATEYGCLVVNAPTANTVAAAEHGIALLTAMSRNVAQADASIKAGKWQRNKYIGVSLVGKTLAVMGLGKVGSEVARRAKGLGMHVISHDPYAPADRARAIGVDLVSFEQAIGTADFISLHMPLTPTTSKVFNDKTFAMMKKGVRIINVARGGVIDEDALVRALDSGIVAQAALDVFEEEPPSKDSKLVQHENVTVTPHLGASTKEAQARVAIEIAEAVVGALKGELSATAVNAPMVSPEVLAELSPYVVLAEKLGKLAVQLVAGGSGIKSVRVVYKSARHPDDLDTRLLRAMITKGIIEPISASFINLVNADFIAKDKGLRISEERVAVDTSPECPVASIQVHISNVESKFASCVSENGNISIEGKVKYGKPHLTLLGSFGVDVSLEGNLILCRQVDHPGMIGKVGNILGTENVNVNFMSVGRTVQKKAIMAIGVDEEPKEELLNKIGKVPDIEEFVFLKL, encoded by the exons ATGGCTTCCTCCTCCATCAAGGCCATCTCCTCCTCCGCCTTGACCGCCTCACCGAAGCTGTCTCAAGTCCCTCCACCACCATCCAAACCCTACCTCCTTTCCTTCCTCCACACCACCTTCAACCCCATATCCTTAAAACTCTCCCATTCCCATAATTTGCGTTCCCATTCTTTTCTCATAACCAACGTTCTAAAAACAGCTGAGTCATCATCCGACACATACGTTTCAAAGTCCTCCCAGCTTCCCAAGCAACCGTCTTCAGATTCAACTCCGACCATCCTGGTCTCCGAAAAACTCGGAGAAGCCGGTCTTCATGTCCTAGGTGGCTTTGGCAACTTGGAGTGCGCGTATGACCTCTCCCATGAGGAGCTTTGCGCCAAGATCTCGACATGCGACGCTTTGATCGTTCGGAGCGGAACGAAGGTGACCAGGCAGGTGTTTGAGGCCGCCAAAGGGAGGTTGAAGGTGGTGGGGAGAGCTGGTGTGGGGATAGACAATGTGGATCTGCAGGCGGCCACGGAATATGGATGCCTGGTCGTTAATGCGCCCACGGCAAACACCGTGGCCGCAGCAGAGCACGGGATTGCGCTGCTCACTGCCATGTCACGAAATGTTGCGCAAGCTGATGCTTCCATCAAAGCTG GAAAGTGGCAACGAAACAAGTACATTGGCGTCTCTCTGGTTGGGAAAACATTGGCAGTTATGGGACTTGGAAAAGTTGGATCCGAAGTTGCTAGACGTGCGAAAGGCTTGGGAATGCATGTTATTTCGCATGATCCTTATGCACCGGCTGATAGAGCGCGCGCAATTGGTGTGGATTTGGTCTCTTTTGAGCAGGCAATTGGCACTGCAGATTTCATATCACTGCACATGCCTCTCACCCCTACTACATCAAAGGTGTTCAACGATAAAACATTCGCAATGATGAAGAAGGGAGTCCGAATCATTAATGTTGCCCGAGGCGGAGTCATTGATGAAGATGCACTAGTGAGAGCTCTTGACAGTGGAATTGTTGCTCAG GCCGCACTTGATGTGTTTGAAGAGGAGCCTCCATCCAAAGATAGCAAGCTCGTGCAACATGAGAATGTAACAGTCACACCTCATCTAGGGGCTAGCACAAAGGAAGCTCAGGCAC GTGTTGCCATTGAAATAGCAGAAGCTGTTGTTGGAGCATTGAAAGGTGAACTTTCTGCAACCGCTGTCAACGCTCCCATGGTCTCTCCTGAG GTTCTGGCTGAGTTGTCTCCATATGTTGTGCTAGCCGAGAAGCTGGGAAAGTTGGCTGTACAATTAGTAGCAGGAGGAAGTGGGATTAAATCTGTGAGGGTGGTTTACAAATCAGCTCGCCACCCCGATGACTTGGATACCAGACTTCTCAGGGCCATGATCACTAAAGGCATCATCGAACCGATATCTGCCTCATTTATCAATCTAGTCAATGCAGATTTCATTGCGAAGGATAAAGGTCTGCGCATAAGCGAGGAAAGGGTAGCTGTCGACACATCCCCAGAGTGCCCTGTCGCTTCAATCCAAGTACACATTTCCAATGTGGAGTCCAAATTCGCAAGTTGTGTTTCCGAAAATGGAAACATAAGCATTGAGGGGAAAGTGAAATATGGAAAGCCCCATCTGACATTGTTAGGATCGTTTGGCGTGGACGTGAGCCTCGAGGGAAATCTCATTCTGTGCCGGCAGGTGGATCATCCAGGCATGATTGGGAAGGTGGGGAACATACTTGGGACTGAGAATGTGAATGTGAACTTTATGAGTGTGGGAAGAACTGTCCAGAAGAAGGCCATAATGGCGATTGGAGTGGATGAGGAACCGAAAGAGGAGTTACTCAATAAAATCGGGAAGGTACCTGATATCGAAGAGTTTGTGTTCCTTAAGCTATAG